The following are encoded together in the Heterodontus francisci isolate sHetFra1 unplaced genomic scaffold, sHetFra1.hap1 HAP1_SCAFFOLD_414, whole genome shotgun sequence genome:
- the LOC137366629 gene encoding probable G-protein coupled receptor 139 — translation LTIGILSRGKCGLSKCVTRYLVAMSAADLLVIILDLIFRHIPIVYYEQFRFLYSIPVCNIHAVLLYTVTDCSVWFTVTFTFDRFVAICCQNLKSKYCSEKTCAVVLGTVSVLSCLKNIFWYFMFTGRYFLVNLPWFCFVTIDVRFSRVWGIIEFLHNILTPVIPFVLILLLNALTVRHILVSSRGRRRLRAHSSGESHKDPEMESRRKSIILLLVISGNFMLLWALLMVYSIWNRMRYLGYQSVILPWFLLELAFMLQLLSCSTNTVIYAVTQTQFREQVKNVLKY, via the coding sequence ctgacgattgggatcctgtctcggggaaagtgcggtctctccaagtgtgtcactcggtacctggtggccatgtcagcggcggatctactggtcattatcctggacctgatattcagacacattcccattgtttattatgaacagtttcggttcctgtattccatccccgtgtgtaatatccacgccgtcctgctttacacagtcacagactgttctgtctggttcaccgtcactttcacctttgatcgatttgtggccatttgttgtcagaatctgaaaagtaaatattgcagtgagaaaacatgtgctgtggttttgggaacagtgagtgtgctgagctgtttaaagaacatcttctggtattttatgttcacgggtcggtatttTCTGGTGAACctcccctggttttgttttgtaacaataGATGTTCGGTtctctcgtgtctggggaataatcgagttcctccacaacattctaaccccggtcatcccatttgtgctgattctgctgctcaacgctctcaccgtcagacacattttagtgagcagcagaggacgcaggagactccgggctcacagcagtggagagagtcacaaagaccccgagatggagagtcgaaggaaatctatcatattactgttagttatctctggtaatttcatgctgttgtgggccctgttaatggtgtattctatatggaacCGGATGAGGTATTTGGGTTATCAGTCTGTTATTCTCCCTTGGTTTCTGCTGGAATtggccttcatgctccagctcctgagctgctccacaaacactgtgatttacgccgtgacccagactcagttcagagagcaggtgaagaatgtgctgaaatat